In Solidesulfovibrio sp., a single window of DNA contains:
- a CDS encoding zinc ribbon domain-containing protein, with product MPIYEYTCEKCGAQFEEIMSSAATTCPPCPKCASGATKKLMSACRTRTGGGQTGARTAAPSSGGGCAGCSGGSCATCH from the coding sequence ATGCCCATTTACGAGTACACCTGCGAGAAATGCGGGGCGCAGTTCGAGGAGATCATGTCGAGCGCCGCCACGACCTGCCCGCCCTGCCCCAAGTGCGCCTCGGGCGCCACGAAAAAACTCATGTCCGCCTGCCGCACGCGCACGGGCGGCGGCCAAACGGGCGCGCGCACGGCCGCGCCGTCCTCGGGCGGCGGCTGCGCCGGCTGTTCCGGCGGCAGCTGCGCCACCTGCCACTGA
- a CDS encoding FtsX-like permease family protein: MTIRIALRNLLHDRVRLAVTLTGVVFAVVLIAVQGGLFVGFTRATTCVIDNTEAEVWVASRGVRNFDVTHPLPPSKFHQILGVPGLARAERVIVRFANWKKPAGGRESVEIVGFDPGSGLGRPWDVAPGGLAALRLPDTVAVDRLYFDKLGITGVGDRAEIGDRRARVVAETSGIRSFTTSPYIFTTYENALRYTGLADGECTYVLARPVPGVTAEALREAIRRGVRDVDVFTREEFAGLTRHYWMFTTGAGMALLIAASLGLVVGGVVVAQTLYATTMDHLPEFGTLRAMGAPGSYIHRIIVTQAVAAALVGYVCGIAISFFLVDLAARGGASIVLPPVLSVGLFFLTVIMCVTAGLVSIRKVTTIDPAMVFRGA, encoded by the coding sequence ATGACCATCCGCATCGCGCTGCGAAACCTCCTGCACGACCGCGTGCGCCTGGCCGTGACGCTCACCGGCGTCGTCTTCGCCGTGGTGCTCATCGCCGTCCAGGGCGGGCTGTTCGTGGGCTTTACCCGGGCCACCACCTGCGTGATCGACAACACCGAGGCCGAGGTCTGGGTGGCCTCGCGCGGGGTGCGCAACTTCGACGTCACCCATCCCCTGCCGCCAAGCAAGTTCCACCAGATCCTGGGCGTGCCCGGCCTGGCCCGGGCCGAGCGGGTCATCGTGCGCTTCGCCAACTGGAAAAAGCCGGCCGGCGGCCGCGAATCCGTGGAAATCGTCGGCTTCGACCCGGGTTCCGGCCTGGGGCGGCCCTGGGACGTCGCCCCCGGCGGCCTGGCCGCCCTGCGCCTGCCCGACACCGTGGCCGTGGACAGGCTCTATTTCGACAAGCTCGGCATCACGGGCGTGGGCGACCGGGCCGAGATCGGCGACCGCCGGGCGCGCGTGGTGGCCGAAACCTCCGGCATCCGCTCGTTTACCACCTCGCCCTACATCTTCACGACCTACGAAAACGCCTTGCGCTACACCGGCCTGGCCGACGGCGAGTGCACCTACGTCCTGGCCCGGCCGGTCCCCGGGGTCACGGCCGAGGCCCTGCGCGAGGCCATCCGCCGCGGTGTGCGCGACGTGGACGTGTTCACCCGGGAGGAGTTCGCCGGGCTGACCCGCCACTACTGGATGTTCACCACCGGCGCCGGCATGGCCCTGCTTATCGCCGCGAGCCTCGGGCTCGTGGTCGGCGGCGTGGTGGTGGCCCAGACGCTCTACGCCACCACCATGGACCACCTGCCGGAATTCGGCACGCTGCGGGCCATGGGCGCGCCGGGCTCCTACATCCACCGCATCATCGTCACCCAGGCCGTGGCCGCCGCCCTGGTCGGCTACGTCTGCGGCATCGCCATCAGCTTTTTCCTGGTCGACCTGGCCGCCCGGGGGGGCGCTTCCATCGTGCTGCCGCCGGTTTTGTCCGTGGGGCTTTTTTTTCTGACCGTGATCATGTGCGTGACCGCCGGCCTGGTCTCCATCCGCAAGGTCACGACCATCGACCCGGCCATGGTCTTCCGTGGAGCCTGA
- a CDS encoding efflux RND transporter periplasmic adaptor subunit encodes MRQRLVLLLVAAAMVATGAWWMSRSGAGKARTPSPRVETAAPAPAPAAPTAPAAPAAPGRVEPLSEEMRLGFDLAGKIKDVLVEEGDRVRQGQVLARLAADELPARVEAAEQGLAASEAAFAKVVAGARDMERKEARAAVDEARAVLDVARVEHERRRRLLSREVLSKEEADRAEREYKVATERLDAARQRFRLVDDPTREEDVKRALAEVGQARARLEEARALAEKGVIRSPIDGVVLRKHRRAGEMVSVSFDTPVVTVGDVSRLRVRADVDERDIDRVAVGQKALLMAEAYGDRRFVGHVSRVAGILGKKNVRTDDPAEKNDTRILETLVDVDEPAALPVGLRMDVFILTAPGGEGSLPAYRP; translated from the coding sequence GTGAGGCAGCGCCTGGTGTTGTTGCTCGTCGCCGCCGCCATGGTGGCGACCGGGGCCTGGTGGATGTCGCGAAGCGGGGCCGGCAAGGCGCGAACGCCCTCGCCCCGCGTCGAAACGGCCGCGCCCGCACCGGCACCGGCCGCGCCGACCGCGCCCGCCGCGCCCGCCGCCCCGGGCCGGGTGGAGCCGCTTTCCGAGGAGATGCGCCTGGGCTTCGACCTGGCCGGAAAGATCAAGGACGTGCTGGTGGAGGAGGGCGACCGGGTGCGCCAGGGCCAGGTGCTGGCGCGGCTCGCCGCCGACGAGCTGCCGGCGAGGGTGGAGGCGGCCGAGCAGGGGCTGGCCGCCAGCGAGGCCGCCTTCGCCAAGGTTGTGGCCGGCGCCCGGGATATGGAGCGCAAGGAGGCCCGGGCGGCCGTGGACGAGGCCCGGGCCGTCCTGGACGTGGCCCGGGTGGAACACGAGCGCCGCCGGCGGCTGTTATCCCGCGAAGTGCTCTCCAAGGAGGAGGCCGACCGGGCCGAGCGCGAATACAAGGTGGCCACCGAGCGCCTGGACGCCGCCCGCCAGCGCTTCCGGCTCGTGGACGACCCGACCCGGGAGGAGGACGTCAAGCGGGCCCTGGCCGAGGTGGGCCAGGCCCGGGCCAGGCTGGAGGAAGCCCGGGCCCTGGCCGAGAAGGGCGTCATCCGCTCGCCCATCGACGGCGTGGTCCTGCGCAAGCACCGCCGGGCCGGCGAGATGGTGTCCGTGTCCTTCGACACGCCGGTGGTCACGGTCGGCGACGTCAGCCGGCTGCGCGTGCGCGCCGACGTGGACGAGCGCGACATCGACAGGGTGGCCGTGGGCCAGAAGGCCCTGCTCATGGCCGAGGCCTACGGCGACCGGCGCTTTGTCGGCCACGTGTCCCGGGTGGCCGGCATCCTCGGCAAGAAAAACGTCCGCACCGACGACCCGGCCGAGAAAAACGACACCCGCATCCTGGAAACCCTGGTCGATGTCGACGAGCCGGCGGCCTTGCCCGTGGGCCTGCGCATGGACGTGTTCATCCTCACCGCCCCGGGGGGCGAGGGCAGCCTGCCGGCCTACCGGCCGTAA
- a CDS encoding shikimate kinase, with translation MQPSLLTRISDEGCLSLVGMAGAGKSTLALLLARRLGWASLDTDRLIEATAGAGLAELLPRLGLEGFLRLEEDVVAGLCVKRCVVATGGSVIYGRRAVARLKSSGPVVHLAIDLPTFLARVGDPGQRAFVVPAGLTLPEVYAERQPLYAAAADLTVTSCGVTPEACAEQILRGIAS, from the coding sequence ATGCAACCATCCCTTCTCACGCGGATATCCGACGAAGGCTGCCTGAGCCTCGTCGGCATGGCCGGGGCGGGCAAGTCCACCCTGGCCTTGCTGCTCGCCCGGCGCCTGGGCTGGGCAAGCCTCGACACCGACCGGCTCATCGAGGCCACGGCCGGAGCCGGGCTGGCCGAACTGCTCCCCCGGCTCGGGCTGGAAGGGTTCCTGCGCCTGGAGGAGGACGTGGTGGCCGGGCTTTGCGTCAAGCGCTGCGTGGTGGCCACGGGCGGCTCGGTCATCTACGGCCGCCGGGCCGTGGCGCGGCTCAAATCCAGCGGGCCGGTGGTCCATCTGGCCATCGACCTGCCCACGTTCCTGGCCCGGGTGGGCGATCCGGGCCAGCGCGCCTTCGTGGTGCCGGCCGGGCTCACGCTGCCCGAGGTCTATGCCGAGCGGCAGCCGCTCTATGCCGCCGCCGCCGATCTGACCGTAACCAGTTGCGGTGTCACGCCCGAGGCGTGCGCCGAACAGATCCTGCGAGGAATCGCTTCGTGA
- a CDS encoding ABC transporter ATP-binding protein yields MAAGETLLAAVGVAKTFRLGKVEVPALRGVDVSVAAGEVALLMGPSGSGKTTLLSILGCILSPTAGSVTVMGRETAGLAERELARVRLAHIGFIFQGYNLFPTLYAVENVRVALDLRGLTGHDAQARSLEALASVGLADKARVLPRDLSGGQKQRVAIARALVAEPEILLADEPTAALDSETGRAVIGLLRELAVTHGRSVVIVTHDPRIAEFADRVIRIEDGRIVAEAGGQP; encoded by the coding sequence GTGGCCGCCGGGGAGACGCTGCTTGCGGCCGTGGGCGTGGCCAAGACGTTCAGGCTGGGCAAGGTCGAGGTGCCGGCCCTGCGCGGGGTGGACGTGTCCGTGGCCGCCGGCGAGGTGGCGCTGCTCATGGGCCCGTCGGGCTCGGGCAAGACCACGCTGCTGTCCATCCTCGGCTGCATCCTCTCGCCCACGGCCGGCAGCGTCACGGTCATGGGCCGGGAGACGGCCGGCCTGGCCGAGCGGGAGCTGGCCAGGGTGCGCCTGGCCCATATCGGCTTCATTTTCCAGGGCTACAACCTCTTTCCCACGCTCTACGCCGTGGAAAACGTGCGGGTGGCCCTGGATTTGCGCGGCCTGACCGGCCACGACGCCCAGGCGCGGTCCCTGGAGGCCCTGGCTTCGGTCGGGCTGGCCGACAAGGCCCGGGTGCTGCCCAGGGACTTAAGCGGCGGCCAGAAGCAGCGCGTGGCCATCGCCCGGGCTTTGGTGGCCGAGCCGGAGATCCTCTTGGCCGACGAGCCCACGGCGGCCCTCGATTCCGAGACCGGCCGCGCCGTCATCGGGCTGCTGCGCGAGCTGGCCGTGACCCACGGCCGGTCCGTGGTCATCGTCACCCACGACCCGCGCATCGCCGAATTCGCGGACCGGGTCATCCGCATCGAGGACGGCCGCATCGTGGCCGAGGCAGGGGGACAGCCGTGA
- the hemC gene encoding hydroxymethylbilane synthase translates to MRDTLVIATRGSKLALWQANHVASRLRKTHPGLVVDLLPIKTKGDKILDVPLAKVGGKGLFVKEIEEALLDGRADVAVHSMKDVPAEQPEGLVVGIVPEREDPCDMLLSVAHDGLAALPAGARVGTSSLRRKAQLTAARPDLAIVDLRGNLDTRVGKLLDGQFDAIVVAAAGLNRLGLTAPKAERLAPPRFLPAAAQGALGIEYRRDDPETAAMLAFFDHAESRDAVAAERAFLARLEGGCQVPIAAFAAIDGDSLTLDGLVADPQTGATFRDAVTGRRHEATTLGRTLAETVLAMGAKAVLDAVCRDAT, encoded by the coding sequence ATGCGCGACACACTCGTCATCGCCACCCGTGGCAGCAAGCTGGCCCTGTGGCAGGCCAACCACGTGGCTTCCCGGCTGCGGAAAACCCATCCCGGCCTCGTCGTGGACCTGCTGCCCATCAAGACCAAGGGCGACAAGATCCTGGACGTGCCCCTGGCCAAGGTCGGTGGCAAGGGGCTGTTCGTCAAGGAAATCGAGGAGGCCCTCCTCGACGGCCGGGCCGATGTCGCCGTCCATTCCATGAAGGACGTGCCGGCCGAGCAGCCCGAGGGGCTCGTGGTCGGCATCGTGCCCGAGCGCGAGGACCCCTGCGACATGCTACTGTCGGTGGCCCACGACGGCCTGGCCGCCCTGCCGGCCGGGGCCAGGGTCGGCACGAGCAGCCTGCGCCGCAAGGCCCAGCTCACGGCCGCGCGGCCGGACTTGGCCATCGTGGACCTGCGCGGCAACCTGGACACCCGGGTGGGCAAGCTCCTGGACGGCCAGTTCGACGCCATCGTGGTGGCCGCCGCCGGGCTCAACCGCCTGGGGCTGACCGCGCCCAAGGCCGAACGCCTGGCCCCGCCGCGCTTCCTGCCGGCCGCCGCCCAGGGGGCGCTCGGCATCGAATACCGGCGCGACGACCCGGAAACCGCGGCCATGCTGGCCTTTTTCGACCATGCCGAAAGCCGCGACGCCGTGGCCGCCGAACGGGCCTTCCTGGCCCGCCTGGAGGGCGGCTGCCAGGTGCCCATCGCCGCTTTCGCCGCCATCGACGGCGACAGCCTGACCCTCGACGGCCTGGTCGCCGATCCCCAAACCGGCGCGACTTTCCGCGACGCCGTAACCGGTCGGCGCCACGAGGCGACCACCCTCGGCCGGACCCTGGCCGAGACCGTC
- a CDS encoding D-sedoheptulose 7-phosphate isomerase has translation MSETTMRLIAAYTEEAIALRGRFFSENAALVDTVARTMAVSLARGGKILFCGNGGSAADAQHLAAEFVNRFELERPPLPAVALTTDTSILTAIGNDYGFDRVFAKQVQALGQPGDVVVGISTSGNSPNVLAALRAARDKGCVTVGLAGANGAIVPLCDLALLVPHERTALIQEVHIAIGHLLCKLTDHYLFEDVMELEPYLEGR, from the coding sequence ATGTCGGAAACCACCATGCGGCTTATCGCCGCCTACACCGAGGAAGCGATCGCCCTGCGCGGGCGCTTTTTCAGCGAAAACGCCGCCCTTGTGGACACGGTGGCCCGGACCATGGCCGTTTCGCTGGCCCGTGGCGGCAAGATCCTTTTTTGCGGCAACGGCGGTTCGGCCGCCGACGCCCAGCACCTGGCCGCCGAATTCGTCAACCGCTTCGAGCTGGAGCGCCCGCCGCTTCCGGCCGTGGCCTTGACCACCGACACTTCGATACTTACCGCTATCGGCAACGATTACGGGTTCGACCGGGTCTTCGCCAAGCAGGTCCAGGCCCTGGGCCAGCCCGGCGACGTGGTGGTCGGCATCTCCACCTCCGGCAACAGCCCGAATGTCCTGGCCGCCCTGCGGGCCGCCCGGGACAAGGGCTGCGTCACCGTGGGCCTGGCCGGGGCCAACGGGGCCATCGTGCCCCTGTGCGACCTGGCCCTGCTCGTGCCCCACGAGCGCACGGCGCTCATCCAGGAGGTGCACATCGCCATCGGCCACTTGCTGTGCAAGCTGACCGACCACTACCTCTTCGAGGACGTCATGGAGCTTGAACCCTACCTCGAAGGCCGGTAA
- a CDS encoding glycosyltransferase: MTARTETVCLIHSHLGPALSRLGCRVAHLDPPGGTASLPELLAALPEPPDCVVHQEHLGRRLVLTDLAEAPCPTVFWSLDTHLNAFWQRHYAQGFSAVATTQPHLRARLAARPSRPAAWIPWHGAVRPFVPHAVRPDALAFVGRLTPERHRRRWFLEHLVRFGLAHRQDAFGEALGAAYDAARVVPNECIAGEVNLRLFEAASSGCLPVTPRAPEGVEALFVPDREAFYYDDVLELDERLGFALAHPDLAERLGRAARAAVAARHLPEHRAAALRDLMAEAGPPPSGPEARASTALAVYHLNRAGQLATPRADIWRLVADAPGTPPVMAARLQLALADGNRELTAALCALCLTRPELAGDARSACACALAALRLGDGATAARAYVGLLAASGRRDAPRLQAPRDYLLFFAKALEGVGEVAAPGMPFDPAIHLPETAAQCLIAAKAPAPHDPEIERRLEALWRRLPGTEAERVGLLSDLTLRKPDDWSLGLELGLANLRGYRLEAGVEEVRLAAATAARLAQSERFARRLAAADPSGRLSRAAFGGQTA; encoded by the coding sequence ATGACCGCCCGGACGGAAACCGTCTGCCTCATCCATTCCCACCTGGGGCCGGCCCTTTCCCGCCTGGGCTGCCGGGTCGCGCACCTGGACCCGCCCGGCGGCACGGCCAGCCTGCCGGAACTCCTCGCCGCCCTGCCCGAACCGCCGGACTGCGTGGTGCACCAGGAGCACCTGGGCCGACGCCTCGTGCTCACCGACCTGGCCGAGGCGCCCTGCCCCACGGTCTTCTGGTCCCTGGACACCCACCTCAACGCCTTCTGGCAGCGCCACTACGCCCAGGGCTTCAGCGCCGTGGCCACCACCCAGCCCCATCTGCGGGCGAGGCTGGCCGCGCGGCCGTCCCGGCCCGCAGCCTGGATTCCCTGGCATGGCGCGGTCCGCCCCTTCGTCCCCCATGCCGTCCGCCCCGACGCCCTGGCCTTCGTCGGCCGGCTCACCCCCGAGCGCCACCGGCGGCGTTGGTTCCTGGAACACCTCGTCCGGTTCGGCCTGGCCCACCGCCAGGACGCCTTCGGGGAAGCGCTTGGCGCGGCCTACGACGCGGCCCGCGTCGTGCCCAACGAATGCATCGCCGGCGAGGTGAACCTGCGGCTTTTCGAGGCCGCTTCCAGCGGCTGCCTGCCGGTGACGCCGCGCGCGCCCGAGGGGGTGGAGGCACTTTTCGTCCCGGACCGGGAGGCCTTCTACTACGACGACGTGCTGGAACTCGACGAGCGGCTGGGTTTCGCCCTGGCCCATCCGGACCTGGCCGAGCGCCTGGGCCGGGCCGCCCGGGCCGCCGTGGCCGCGCGGCACCTGCCCGAACACCGGGCCGCCGCCCTGCGGGACCTCATGGCCGAGGCCGGCCCGCCGCCCAGCGGCCCCGAGGCCCGGGCCAGCACGGCCCTGGCGGTCTACCACCTCAACCGGGCCGGCCAGTTGGCCACGCCCCGAGCCGACATCTGGCGGCTTGTGGCCGACGCTCCGGGCACGCCCCCGGTCATGGCCGCCCGCCTCCAGTTGGCCCTGGCCGACGGCAACCGGGAGTTGACGGCCGCCCTGTGCGCCCTGTGCCTGACCCGGCCGGAACTTGCCGGCGACGCGCGAAGCGCCTGCGCCTGCGCCCTGGCCGCCCTGCGCCTGGGCGACGGGGCCACGGCGGCGCGGGCCTACGTGGGGTTGCTGGCCGCCTCGGGCCGGCGCGACGCGCCGCGTCTGCAGGCTCCCCGCGACTATCTGCTCTTTTTCGCCAAGGCCCTGGAGGGTGTCGGCGAGGTGGCCGCCCCGGGCATGCCGTTCGATCCGGCCATCCATCTGCCGGAAACCGCCGCCCAGTGCCTGATCGCGGCCAAGGCGCCAGCCCCCCACGACCCGGAGATCGAACGGCGGCTGGAGGCGCTTTGGCGTCGTCTGCCCGGGACCGAGGCCGAACGGGTGGGCCTTCTCTCCGACCTGACCCTGCGCAAGCCCGACGACTGGTCCCTGGGCCTGGAGCTGGGTCTGGCCAACCTGCGGGGCTACCGCCTGGAGGCCGGCGTCGAGGAGGTGCGGCTGGCCGCGGCCACGGCGGCGCGGTTGGCTCAAAGCGAACGCTTCGCCAGGCGGCTGGCCGCCGCCGATCCGTCGGGAAGGCTCAGCCGCGCGGCCTTTGGCGGGCAGACCGCCTAG